One window from the genome of Dermochelys coriacea isolate rDerCor1 chromosome 19, rDerCor1.pri.v4, whole genome shotgun sequence encodes:
- the CEP85 gene encoding centrosomal protein of 85 kDa isoform X3, translating to MPSTLDTSRSTLYSTTGEPSSLQNAPVSSKPAVPRSSTENVGLTRSGDLTAVKSSQVLPMDLLHLYGTSGENGFEQSWFPISDHLRAEDTRKFDIPAIEPTLNQSVLLDTLYVDPAHKFQDPSLISTYRGKEPYKVLPETKPAAGASEVCEPRGGTWPTGSRLVPLGFQPNNVFSKPTAAQSRVWRQEPCTLHPHQRVCELSAWRQQLDNIRLQVEQMQLQNGAACHQPSMYATSLHSTDPAQWVSILNTSENLLKEKEILIDRQRQHISQLEQKVRESELQVHSALLSCAAPYGDICMLRMQELQRENSFLRAQFTEKTESLSKEKIELEKKLAASEVDVKLIQETLKETVQKHVEELKKQEERIKGRDKHINSLKKKCQKESEQNRERQQRIETLERYLADLPTLEDHQKQNQQLKESELKSSALQETVTALKREVGDVQAACREQEMQLETQKHKELELLSTVHSLQDRIQQCMKSAGRGSPVQEVEKQKSENDSLQKDCDCLRKIVDKQQKKMEQLSSRIKSLEEQVSQEEGTSQALKEEAMRRENALQQLRTAVKELSVQNQDLIEKNLTLQEHLQQVEMNQPLPAGTAHLAHELHSELASCLQDLQSVYSIVTQRAQGKDPNLSLLLGIHSVQSSVKEKNDLLNTDVLAKKLMEVKQLHKEIEDLRTAISDRYAQDMGDNCITQ from the exons ATGCCTTCTACATTGGATACTTCACGCTCCACACTCTACTCAACAACAGGTGAGCCAAGCTCTTTGCAGAATGCACCAGTTTCATCAAAACCAGCGGTACCAAGATCGTCCACTGAAAATGTAGGGCTGACAAGAAGTGGAGATCTTACTGCTGTGAAATCCTCTCAAGTGCTGCCCATGGATCTCTTGCATCTCTACGGGACTTCTGGGGAAAATGGTTTTGAGCAGTCCTGGTTTCCCATTTCGGATCATCTGAGAGCAGAAGACACTCGAAAATTTGACATTCCTGCCATTGAGCCTACCCTTAATCAGTCTGTTTTGCTGGATACACTGTACGTTGACCCTGCCCACAAGTTCCAGGATCCAAGCTTGATTTCCACCTACAGAGGAAAGGAGCCGTACAAAGTGCTGCCAGAGACTAaaccagcagcaggagccagtgAAGTCTGTGAGCCACGAGGTGGTACTTGGCCCACTGGGAGCAGACTGGTGCCATTAGGATTTCAGCCCAATAATGTCTTTTCGAAACCAACGGCGGCTCAGTCTCGGGTGTGGAGGCAGGAGCCTTGCACTTTGCATCCACATCAGAGGGTCTGTGAACTCAGTGCTTGGAGGCAGCAGCTGGACAACATACGGTTGCAGGTAGAACAGATGCag ttacaaAATGGAGCTGCTTGCCACCAACCTTCAATGTATGCTACTTCACTGCACTCCACTGATCCAGCCCAGTGGGTCAGTATCCTGAACACCAGTGAGAATCTACTTAAGGAAAAAGAGATCCTCATTGACAG gcagaggcagcacatcTCCCAGTTGGAGCAGAAGGTGCGTGAGAGTGAGCTGCAGGTTCACAGTGCTCTTCTTAGCTGTGCTGCCCCCTATGGAGATATTTGCATGTTGAGAATGCAG GAGCTGCAGCGGGAGAACTCGTTCCTGCGAGCACAGTTTACTGAGAAGACAGAATCCCTCAGTAAGGAAAAGATTGAATTGGAGAAGAAGCTGGCTGCTTCCGAGGTGGATGTGAAACTGATTCAGGAGACACTGAAGGAAACAGTGCAGAAGCATGTAGAGGAATTGAAGAAACAAGAGGAGAGG ATAAAGGGAAGGGACAAACATATTAATAGTCTGAAAAAGAAATGCCAAAAGGAGTCTGAGCAAAACCGGGAGAGACAGCAGAGAATTGAGACCCTGGAGCGCTACCTGGCTGATCTACCAACACTAGAGGATCATCAGAAACAGAATCAGCAG TTAAAGGAATCAGAACTGAAGAGTTCTGCTCTGCAGGAAACCGTGACGGCGCTGAAAAGAGAGGTTGGAGatgtccaggctgcctgcagagaGCAGGAGATGCAGCTAGaaacacaaaaacacaaagaACTGGAGTTGCTTTCCACTGTGCACAG CTTGCAGGATAGGATTCAGCAATGTATGAAGAGTGCAGGCAGAGGGTCACCTGTCCAGGAGGTGGAGAAACAGAAATCGGAAAATGATTCTCTGCAGAAAGACTGTGATTGTCTCAGGAAG ATTGTGGACAAACAGCAGAAGAAGATGGAGCAGTTGTCTTCCCGAATAAAG AGCCTGGAAGAACAGGTGTCTCAGGAAGAGGGGACAAGTCAGGCTCTGAAGGAGGAAGCAATGCGAAGAGAAAACGCACTGCAGCAGCTGCGCACTGCCGTGAAAGAG CTTTCAGTGCAGAACCAGGATCTGATTGAGAAGAATTTGACCCTACAGGAGCACCTCCAGCAGGTAGAGATGAACCAACCACTTCCTGCTGGGACAGCTCATCTCGCCCATGAGTTACATAGTGAACTGGCCAGCTGCCTACAGGATTTGCAGTCTGTCTACAGCATTGTGACTCAAAGAGCGCAGGGCAAGGATCCCAACCTTTCCCTGCTCTTGGGCATTCACT CTGTGCAATCTTCAGTTAAGGAGAAGAATGACTTGCTGAACACAGACGTGCTTGCAAAGAAACTGATGGAGGTAAAGCAGCTTCACAAAGAGATCGAGGACTTACGGACTGCAATATCTGACAGATATGCACAGGATATGGGGGACAACTGCATCACGCAGTGA
- the CEP85 gene encoding centrosomal protein of 85 kDa isoform X2, which yields MATLEKCPDLRFQHTSPTDSNTGQKSCSLETDWKTPTLSVKFQSRFGHCLSLADSGDTAIGTSCSDSTEEFCNSSSSSSFQPIKTQVTIPTAHVMPSTLDTSRSTLYSTTGEPSSLQNAPVSSKPAVPRSSTENVGLTRSGDLTAVKSSQVLPMDLLHLYGTSGENGFEQSWFPISDHLRAEDTRKFDIPAIEPTLNQSVLLDTLYVDPAHKFQDPSLISTYRGKEPYKVLPETKPAAGASEVCEPRGGTWPTGSRLVPLGFQPNNVFSKPTAAQSRVWRQEPCTLHPHQRVCELSAWRQQLDNIRLQLQNGAACHQPSMYATSLHSTDPAQWVSILNTSENLLKEKEILIDRQRQHISQLEQKVRESELQVHSALLSCAAPYGDICMLRMQELQRENSFLRAQFTEKTESLSKEKIELEKKLAASEVDVKLIQETLKETVQKHVEELKKQEERIKGRDKHINSLKKKCQKESEQNRERQQRIETLERYLADLPTLEDHQKQNQQLKESELKSSALQETVTALKREVGDVQAACREQEMQLETQKHKELELLSTVHSLQDRIQQCMKSAGRGSPVQEVEKQKSENDSLQKDCDCLRKIVDKQQKKMEQLSSRIKSLEEQVSQEEGTSQALKEEAMRRENALQQLRTAVKELSVQNQDLIEKNLTLQEHLQQVEMNQPLPAGTAHLAHELHSELASCLQDLQSVYSIVTQRAQGKDPNLSLLLGIHSVQSSVKEKNDLLNTDVLAKKLMEVKQLHKEIEDLRTAISDRYAQDMGDNCITQ from the exons AATTTTGCAATTCCAGTAGCAGTTCCTCGTTTCAGCCCATCAAAACCCAAGTCACCATCCCGACAGCCCATGTCATGCCTTCTACATTGGATACTTCACGCTCCACACTCTACTCAACAACAGGTGAGCCAAGCTCTTTGCAGAATGCACCAGTTTCATCAAAACCAGCGGTACCAAGATCGTCCACTGAAAATGTAGGGCTGACAAGAAGTGGAGATCTTACTGCTGTGAAATCCTCTCAAGTGCTGCCCATGGATCTCTTGCATCTCTACGGGACTTCTGGGGAAAATGGTTTTGAGCAGTCCTGGTTTCCCATTTCGGATCATCTGAGAGCAGAAGACACTCGAAAATTTGACATTCCTGCCATTGAGCCTACCCTTAATCAGTCTGTTTTGCTGGATACACTGTACGTTGACCCTGCCCACAAGTTCCAGGATCCAAGCTTGATTTCCACCTACAGAGGAAAGGAGCCGTACAAAGTGCTGCCAGAGACTAaaccagcagcaggagccagtgAAGTCTGTGAGCCACGAGGTGGTACTTGGCCCACTGGGAGCAGACTGGTGCCATTAGGATTTCAGCCCAATAATGTCTTTTCGAAACCAACGGCGGCTCAGTCTCGGGTGTGGAGGCAGGAGCCTTGCACTTTGCATCCACATCAGAGGGTCTGTGAACTCAGTGCTTGGAGGCAGCAGCTGGACAACATACGGTTGCAG ttacaaAATGGAGCTGCTTGCCACCAACCTTCAATGTATGCTACTTCACTGCACTCCACTGATCCAGCCCAGTGGGTCAGTATCCTGAACACCAGTGAGAATCTACTTAAGGAAAAAGAGATCCTCATTGACAG gcagaggcagcacatcTCCCAGTTGGAGCAGAAGGTGCGTGAGAGTGAGCTGCAGGTTCACAGTGCTCTTCTTAGCTGTGCTGCCCCCTATGGAGATATTTGCATGTTGAGAATGCAG GAGCTGCAGCGGGAGAACTCGTTCCTGCGAGCACAGTTTACTGAGAAGACAGAATCCCTCAGTAAGGAAAAGATTGAATTGGAGAAGAAGCTGGCTGCTTCCGAGGTGGATGTGAAACTGATTCAGGAGACACTGAAGGAAACAGTGCAGAAGCATGTAGAGGAATTGAAGAAACAAGAGGAGAGG ATAAAGGGAAGGGACAAACATATTAATAGTCTGAAAAAGAAATGCCAAAAGGAGTCTGAGCAAAACCGGGAGAGACAGCAGAGAATTGAGACCCTGGAGCGCTACCTGGCTGATCTACCAACACTAGAGGATCATCAGAAACAGAATCAGCAG TTAAAGGAATCAGAACTGAAGAGTTCTGCTCTGCAGGAAACCGTGACGGCGCTGAAAAGAGAGGTTGGAGatgtccaggctgcctgcagagaGCAGGAGATGCAGCTAGaaacacaaaaacacaaagaACTGGAGTTGCTTTCCACTGTGCACAG CTTGCAGGATAGGATTCAGCAATGTATGAAGAGTGCAGGCAGAGGGTCACCTGTCCAGGAGGTGGAGAAACAGAAATCGGAAAATGATTCTCTGCAGAAAGACTGTGATTGTCTCAGGAAG ATTGTGGACAAACAGCAGAAGAAGATGGAGCAGTTGTCTTCCCGAATAAAG AGCCTGGAAGAACAGGTGTCTCAGGAAGAGGGGACAAGTCAGGCTCTGAAGGAGGAAGCAATGCGAAGAGAAAACGCACTGCAGCAGCTGCGCACTGCCGTGAAAGAG CTTTCAGTGCAGAACCAGGATCTGATTGAGAAGAATTTGACCCTACAGGAGCACCTCCAGCAGGTAGAGATGAACCAACCACTTCCTGCTGGGACAGCTCATCTCGCCCATGAGTTACATAGTGAACTGGCCAGCTGCCTACAGGATTTGCAGTCTGTCTACAGCATTGTGACTCAAAGAGCGCAGGGCAAGGATCCCAACCTTTCCCTGCTCTTGGGCATTCACT CTGTGCAATCTTCAGTTAAGGAGAAGAATGACTTGCTGAACACAGACGTGCTTGCAAAGAAACTGATGGAGGTAAAGCAGCTTCACAAAGAGATCGAGGACTTACGGACTGCAATATCTGACAGATATGCACAGGATATGGGGGACAACTGCATCACGCAGTGA
- the CEP85 gene encoding centrosomal protein of 85 kDa isoform X1, with protein sequence MATLEKCPDLRFQHTSPTDSNTGQKSCSLETDWKTPTLSVKFQSRFGHCLSLADSGDTAIGTSCSDSTEEFCNSSSSSSFQPIKTQVTIPTAHVMPSTLDTSRSTLYSTTGEPSSLQNAPVSSKPAVPRSSTENVGLTRSGDLTAVKSSQVLPMDLLHLYGTSGENGFEQSWFPISDHLRAEDTRKFDIPAIEPTLNQSVLLDTLYVDPAHKFQDPSLISTYRGKEPYKVLPETKPAAGASEVCEPRGGTWPTGSRLVPLGFQPNNVFSKPTAAQSRVWRQEPCTLHPHQRVCELSAWRQQLDNIRLQVEQMQLQNGAACHQPSMYATSLHSTDPAQWVSILNTSENLLKEKEILIDRQRQHISQLEQKVRESELQVHSALLSCAAPYGDICMLRMQELQRENSFLRAQFTEKTESLSKEKIELEKKLAASEVDVKLIQETLKETVQKHVEELKKQEERIKGRDKHINSLKKKCQKESEQNRERQQRIETLERYLADLPTLEDHQKQNQQLKESELKSSALQETVTALKREVGDVQAACREQEMQLETQKHKELELLSTVHSLQDRIQQCMKSAGRGSPVQEVEKQKSENDSLQKDCDCLRKIVDKQQKKMEQLSSRIKSLEEQVSQEEGTSQALKEEAMRRENALQQLRTAVKELSVQNQDLIEKNLTLQEHLQQVEMNQPLPAGTAHLAHELHSELASCLQDLQSVYSIVTQRAQGKDPNLSLLLGIHSVQSSVKEKNDLLNTDVLAKKLMEVKQLHKEIEDLRTAISDRYAQDMGDNCITQ encoded by the exons AATTTTGCAATTCCAGTAGCAGTTCCTCGTTTCAGCCCATCAAAACCCAAGTCACCATCCCGACAGCCCATGTCATGCCTTCTACATTGGATACTTCACGCTCCACACTCTACTCAACAACAGGTGAGCCAAGCTCTTTGCAGAATGCACCAGTTTCATCAAAACCAGCGGTACCAAGATCGTCCACTGAAAATGTAGGGCTGACAAGAAGTGGAGATCTTACTGCTGTGAAATCCTCTCAAGTGCTGCCCATGGATCTCTTGCATCTCTACGGGACTTCTGGGGAAAATGGTTTTGAGCAGTCCTGGTTTCCCATTTCGGATCATCTGAGAGCAGAAGACACTCGAAAATTTGACATTCCTGCCATTGAGCCTACCCTTAATCAGTCTGTTTTGCTGGATACACTGTACGTTGACCCTGCCCACAAGTTCCAGGATCCAAGCTTGATTTCCACCTACAGAGGAAAGGAGCCGTACAAAGTGCTGCCAGAGACTAaaccagcagcaggagccagtgAAGTCTGTGAGCCACGAGGTGGTACTTGGCCCACTGGGAGCAGACTGGTGCCATTAGGATTTCAGCCCAATAATGTCTTTTCGAAACCAACGGCGGCTCAGTCTCGGGTGTGGAGGCAGGAGCCTTGCACTTTGCATCCACATCAGAGGGTCTGTGAACTCAGTGCTTGGAGGCAGCAGCTGGACAACATACGGTTGCAGGTAGAACAGATGCag ttacaaAATGGAGCTGCTTGCCACCAACCTTCAATGTATGCTACTTCACTGCACTCCACTGATCCAGCCCAGTGGGTCAGTATCCTGAACACCAGTGAGAATCTACTTAAGGAAAAAGAGATCCTCATTGACAG gcagaggcagcacatcTCCCAGTTGGAGCAGAAGGTGCGTGAGAGTGAGCTGCAGGTTCACAGTGCTCTTCTTAGCTGTGCTGCCCCCTATGGAGATATTTGCATGTTGAGAATGCAG GAGCTGCAGCGGGAGAACTCGTTCCTGCGAGCACAGTTTACTGAGAAGACAGAATCCCTCAGTAAGGAAAAGATTGAATTGGAGAAGAAGCTGGCTGCTTCCGAGGTGGATGTGAAACTGATTCAGGAGACACTGAAGGAAACAGTGCAGAAGCATGTAGAGGAATTGAAGAAACAAGAGGAGAGG ATAAAGGGAAGGGACAAACATATTAATAGTCTGAAAAAGAAATGCCAAAAGGAGTCTGAGCAAAACCGGGAGAGACAGCAGAGAATTGAGACCCTGGAGCGCTACCTGGCTGATCTACCAACACTAGAGGATCATCAGAAACAGAATCAGCAG TTAAAGGAATCAGAACTGAAGAGTTCTGCTCTGCAGGAAACCGTGACGGCGCTGAAAAGAGAGGTTGGAGatgtccaggctgcctgcagagaGCAGGAGATGCAGCTAGaaacacaaaaacacaaagaACTGGAGTTGCTTTCCACTGTGCACAG CTTGCAGGATAGGATTCAGCAATGTATGAAGAGTGCAGGCAGAGGGTCACCTGTCCAGGAGGTGGAGAAACAGAAATCGGAAAATGATTCTCTGCAGAAAGACTGTGATTGTCTCAGGAAG ATTGTGGACAAACAGCAGAAGAAGATGGAGCAGTTGTCTTCCCGAATAAAG AGCCTGGAAGAACAGGTGTCTCAGGAAGAGGGGACAAGTCAGGCTCTGAAGGAGGAAGCAATGCGAAGAGAAAACGCACTGCAGCAGCTGCGCACTGCCGTGAAAGAG CTTTCAGTGCAGAACCAGGATCTGATTGAGAAGAATTTGACCCTACAGGAGCACCTCCAGCAGGTAGAGATGAACCAACCACTTCCTGCTGGGACAGCTCATCTCGCCCATGAGTTACATAGTGAACTGGCCAGCTGCCTACAGGATTTGCAGTCTGTCTACAGCATTGTGACTCAAAGAGCGCAGGGCAAGGATCCCAACCTTTCCCTGCTCTTGGGCATTCACT CTGTGCAATCTTCAGTTAAGGAGAAGAATGACTTGCTGAACACAGACGTGCTTGCAAAGAAACTGATGGAGGTAAAGCAGCTTCACAAAGAGATCGAGGACTTACGGACTGCAATATCTGACAGATATGCACAGGATATGGGGGACAACTGCATCACGCAGTGA